Proteins encoded in a region of the Paenibacillus sp. E222 genome:
- a CDS encoding ABC transporter substrate-binding protein, which produces MKKRAGMIVTLLTVFSLIVSACGDAQSGGTEPKASKELTMWTWKVAYTPGIEAAAKLYEEKTGIKVKLETFTPDDTYRQKFQAAANSKNLPDIVNWWATAGDSIENSVLELSGEIDDDLLNSYYSAAMDPIIVTQSQVDSWKEDKNATTIQKSLKTGQFYGLPLDIGGFFTFYGNKKLIEEAGLTAEAPKTWEEFVTMMETVKEKTGTPGLVFGAKLPDLWENWAGSALSIMLNEPQGYIDLLERKSKLSDPSNLPVVKAMETLANKDLLMPGILSTDIDGADQAFAAGKAAFDLGGSFTMSTLLAMGMSPDDIFTFPVPPLEGSKINSWTTDPFTLTMLSVNKDSQNKAEALDFIKFLTGDPDAAVAFANAAYTVPALNLGDRANDLDPNLKSISEAFAAEPGPYSQASPAINTYRGKHKEWEVYAQSMQSMIEKKMTAEQVAKKFDDTMESLKASGN; this is translated from the coding sequence ATGAAAAAAAGAGCAGGCATGATCGTTACTTTGTTAACTGTTTTCTCACTCATTGTAAGCGCTTGCGGTGACGCGCAGTCCGGGGGGACGGAACCCAAAGCGAGTAAAGAGCTGACGATGTGGACGTGGAAGGTTGCTTACACGCCAGGAATTGAAGCAGCCGCGAAATTGTATGAAGAGAAAACAGGGATCAAAGTCAAACTTGAGACCTTTACACCGGATGATACGTATCGCCAAAAATTCCAGGCAGCAGCCAATTCCAAAAATTTGCCGGATATCGTGAACTGGTGGGCAACGGCGGGCGATTCCATCGAGAACTCAGTGCTCGAACTGTCAGGTGAAATCGACGATGATCTATTGAACAGCTATTACAGTGCTGCAATGGACCCGATCATCGTTACACAGAGTCAGGTTGACTCTTGGAAAGAAGACAAGAATGCCACCACCATTCAAAAGTCACTGAAGACTGGACAGTTCTACGGACTGCCGCTTGATATCGGAGGATTCTTTACGTTCTATGGCAACAAGAAGCTGATCGAAGAAGCAGGGCTGACAGCTGAAGCGCCCAAAACATGGGAAGAGTTCGTCACCATGATGGAGACTGTCAAAGAGAAAACAGGTACTCCTGGGCTTGTGTTTGGTGCAAAGCTGCCTGATCTGTGGGAAAACTGGGCCGGTTCGGCACTGTCCATCATGCTGAACGAACCTCAAGGCTACATCGATCTGCTCGAAAGAAAGTCCAAACTAAGCGACCCTTCAAATCTGCCGGTAGTGAAAGCGATGGAGACACTGGCAAACAAAGATCTGCTGATGCCGGGAATTTTGTCAACGGATATTGATGGAGCAGACCAGGCGTTTGCTGCTGGCAAAGCCGCTTTCGATCTCGGTGGTTCGTTCACAATGTCTACGCTGCTGGCTATGGGAATGAGTCCTGACGATATTTTCACCTTCCCTGTACCCCCGCTTGAAGGATCTAAAATTAACAGCTGGACGACTGATCCATTCACGTTAACGATGTTGTCAGTGAATAAAGATTCGCAGAACAAGGCTGAAGCGCTCGATTTCATTAAATTCCTGACAGGTGATCCGGATGCTGCTGTTGCTTTTGCTAATGCGGCGTATACAGTACCTGCGCTGAATCTGGGTGATCGTGCAAATGATCTGGACCCGAACCTGAAATCAATCTCAGAAGCATTCGCTGCCGAGCCTGGCCCTTACAGTCAAGCGTCACCTGCAATCAATACGTATCGTGGCAAGCACAAAGAGTGGGAAGTGTATGCCCAGTCCATGCAATCCATGATCGAGAAAAAGATGACTGCTGAACAAGTCGCCAAGAAGTTCGACGACACCATGGAAAGTCTGAAAGCGAGCGGGAACTAG
- a CDS encoding alpha/beta hydrolase yields MPQVKRVIRSKWFLWITGVVGILIAAFCVLSFFLVNSVSATFEAGSVEEKYALPGTYEVDTLEIKDKQGEKLYRVYSPQSTDVLHPLIAWGNGTGALPDNYDQLLRHLASWGFIVIDTYSQTTGTGKEIMAAIEYMLNENEARVSPFYHRIQKDRVGAAGHSQGSTGVINAHTNFENGDLIKTVVSIALPDLKYCDPEDVYDTSALKVPFFVIGGTRDFIISPSDSNKLALENTNPALPVLMAMAKGAAHTAIEQDGGQHRGYLTAWMRYQLMNDSEAKTAFVGKHAEIGTNKHWKDVTSANLQ; encoded by the coding sequence ATGCCGCAAGTGAAAAGAGTAATTCGGAGCAAGTGGTTTCTATGGATAACGGGTGTTGTCGGTATTTTGATCGCTGCATTTTGCGTACTATCCTTCTTCCTCGTAAATTCGGTATCGGCTACTTTTGAAGCCGGAAGTGTTGAAGAAAAATATGCTCTGCCCGGCACGTACGAGGTAGATACGCTGGAGATCAAGGACAAACAAGGCGAGAAGCTTTACAGGGTTTATTCTCCTCAATCAACCGATGTCTTGCACCCGCTCATCGCTTGGGGCAACGGAACGGGGGCATTACCTGACAATTATGATCAGTTGTTAAGACACCTGGCCAGTTGGGGATTTATTGTCATCGATACATACAGCCAAACCACAGGTACAGGAAAAGAAATTATGGCTGCGATAGAATATATGCTTAATGAAAATGAAGCGAGAGTCAGCCCGTTCTATCACAGGATTCAAAAAGATCGGGTCGGTGCGGCAGGGCATTCGCAGGGATCAACGGGTGTAATTAACGCTCATACGAATTTTGAGAACGGGGATCTCATCAAAACGGTTGTATCGATTGCTCTGCCTGATCTGAAATATTGTGATCCAGAGGATGTGTATGATACATCAGCGCTGAAGGTACCATTTTTTGTTATAGGGGGAACCCGAGATTTTATCATTTCCCCGTCAGACTCCAACAAACTGGCATTGGAGAATACCAATCCGGCTCTTCCGGTCTTAATGGCCATGGCTAAAGGCGCAGCACATACAGCGATAGAGCAGGATGGAGGACAACATAGAGGTTATTTGACAGCTTGGATGAGATATCAATTAATGAATGATTCGGAAGCAAAAACGGCCTTTGTTGGAAAGCATGCTGAAATAGGAACGAATAAACATTGGAAGGATGTTACTTCCGCAAATTTACAATAG
- a CDS encoding GntR family transcriptional regulator, with protein sequence MVRTFKPMYKKIETYIIDQIRSGNWKPGSRIPSENELAEQFSVSRITVKNALTALVDKEVVYRLQGKGTFVNDHSPEEIHNITSAVKEQLTAPTIGFLLPRLDNRFTANLLSGIEDILSENGYQLLFAKTNDSQETEILKIQEMKQAGVRGLIIYPVEGEHYNNEILALTLNRFPLVLLDRNLKGVETNSISSDNHEAAIQAVKHLHELGHRRIGFISTLAEGTSSIEDRLHGYEKALEDRHILIDRSIQMTRLAMSDSDEEVIMMIQKFLQANSQMTALLSSNFSPHVIQAAMQMGISVPEDLSVVFFDDVEFPEFCIIPPTAVVQQELELGREAGRVILKQVENPSSEYLQVKLPTMLIPRQSTAKAKS encoded by the coding sequence ATGGTGAGAACCTTCAAGCCAATGTACAAGAAAATCGAAACATATATCATTGACCAGATTCGAAGCGGAAATTGGAAACCGGGCAGCCGAATTCCTTCCGAAAATGAACTGGCTGAACAATTCAGTGTGAGCCGTATCACGGTGAAAAATGCCCTCACTGCTCTGGTCGATAAAGAAGTGGTCTACCGACTTCAAGGCAAAGGCACCTTTGTTAACGATCACAGCCCCGAGGAGATTCATAACATCACTTCAGCAGTGAAAGAGCAGCTCACAGCACCAACAATCGGGTTCCTTCTCCCCCGTCTCGACAATCGGTTTACCGCCAATCTGCTGAGTGGAATTGAAGACATCCTTTCAGAGAATGGCTATCAATTGTTATTTGCCAAAACCAATGATTCACAAGAGACGGAGATTCTCAAAATCCAGGAAATGAAACAGGCAGGCGTCCGAGGACTAATTATCTATCCCGTTGAGGGTGAGCACTATAACAATGAGATTCTTGCGCTTACGCTAAATCGCTTTCCGCTTGTCCTTCTGGACCGTAATCTAAAAGGGGTTGAGACCAACTCCATCAGCTCGGACAACCATGAGGCAGCTATTCAGGCGGTTAAGCATCTTCATGAGCTTGGGCACAGGCGAATTGGCTTTATTTCCACTCTTGCTGAGGGGACATCAAGTATTGAGGACAGATTGCATGGGTATGAGAAAGCCTTGGAGGACCGTCATATTCTGATTGATCGCAGTATACAGATGACACGTCTGGCCATGAGTGACAGCGATGAAGAGGTTATCATGATGATTCAGAAGTTCTTACAGGCAAATTCGCAAATGACGGCCCTTCTATCCTCCAATTTCAGCCCTCATGTTATTCAAGCGGCGATGCAGATGGGAATCTCTGTACCTGAAGATTTATCTGTCGTGTTCTTCGATGATGTCGAATTTCCTGAGTTTTGTATCATTCCTCCCACGGCTGTTGTCCAGCAGGAACTTGAACTCGGACGAGAAGCGGGCAGAGTCATTCTGAAACAAGTGGAGAATCCAAGCAGTGAGTATCTTCAGGTTAAGTTACCAACGATGCTTATTCCCAGACAGTCAACAGCAAAGGCGAAATCATAG
- a CDS encoding carbohydrate ABC transporter permease produces MVKYIKHIILILYGLTCLYPFVWMIGTSLKTSQDALANPQSPFPKAAPMWSTFGDVWNKLNFYQFFINSVIVSAVVIIGVILIYTMMAYSFAKFVYRGKKFIYYTFIALLLVPGVTTLIPLYINMTNLGLQNTYIGMILPMINGAAPFAIFLFTSYFRTISHELYESAVLDGCNNFKIYYRIYLPLALPAIGTIAILNFIGSWNNILWPMIIVDSRDMFTLPMGLMYLDSSSFKKWNELMAGALITVIPILLAFPFMQKMYVKGMTVGSVKM; encoded by the coding sequence ATGGTCAAATATATTAAGCATATCATTCTAATCTTGTACGGATTGACCTGCCTGTATCCTTTTGTCTGGATGATCGGCACTTCGCTGAAGACATCACAGGATGCACTAGCCAATCCACAGAGTCCGTTTCCAAAAGCTGCACCGATGTGGTCCACATTTGGTGACGTATGGAACAAATTGAATTTCTATCAGTTTTTCATCAACAGCGTGATCGTAAGTGCAGTCGTGATTATAGGCGTTATTCTCATCTATACCATGATGGCCTATTCGTTTGCCAAATTTGTCTATCGGGGCAAAAAATTCATCTACTACACGTTTATTGCCTTGCTGCTCGTTCCAGGTGTAACCACATTGATACCGCTATATATCAACATGACCAATCTGGGGCTGCAAAACACGTATATTGGCATGATCCTGCCCATGATTAATGGTGCTGCACCCTTCGCCATTTTCCTATTCACCAGTTACTTCCGCACAATCTCACATGAGTTATACGAGAGCGCCGTACTGGATGGATGCAACAATTTCAAAATCTACTACAGAATCTATCTGCCATTAGCGCTGCCAGCTATCGGAACCATTGCGATTCTGAACTTTATCGGAAGCTGGAACAATATTTTGTGGCCGATGATCATCGTGGATAGCCGGGATATGTTTACGTTACCGATGGGACTCATGTATCTGGATTCATCTTCTTTCAAGAAATGGAATGAACTCATGGCAGGGGCTTTGATTACGGTCATTCCAATCCTGCTTGCCTTCCCGTTCATGCAGAAGATGTATGTCAAGGGCATGACGGTAGGTTCAGTGAAAATGTAA
- a CDS encoding alpha-mannosidase has protein sequence MTTKTAHIVAHSHWDREWYLSFEKHRMLLVQLMENLIETFENDPEFTNFHLDGQFIVLEDYLEIMPHRSNQVRKLIEEGKLIVGPWYILQDEFLVSSEANARNLLIGIQASEQMGGYAKIGYFPDSFGNMGQAPQLISQAGIEVAVYGRGVRPVGFNNEIQSGNEHTSKYSEMYWESPDGTRVLAILFANWYNNGMEIPVEPEKAKVYWAEKLAAAEEFASSSELLFMNGCDHQPLQKDLTQALKTATEIMPDVTFRHSSFPEYIQALQKVKPQSLDVIRGELRSQWTDGWITLVNTASARVYIKQQNVKSQTLLEKVAEPLAVMASLSTGIYPRHELLYAWKTLLKNHPHDSICGCSVDEVHREMMTRFAKSQEVAEAISVQSARTIAESVDTSGFDADCALPFVVFNTSGHCRSNVIVTRMDVERRYFDHQPPHEKYQEFKREYEAFDSNDWVVLNAEGKQVEAVITPVGPTFGYDLPDDRFRQPYWAYQVDVELHVQNIPGIGYHSFALVPKRVSGENALSELTATELVTEEQVMENDYVRIEIAGDGSFSMLDKVNGRNYTGLGIYEDTGDIGNEYMYRQPDQEAPLTTQGLPAQIKLVHHTPLKAVYEIVHNWKLPVGADELLDEEIRSMVPFRYRKSLRLDETREVSIRTELSLEKTGRSVGIKSYIDNTVQDHRIRMLFQTGLEASHVTVDSIYELAKRPIQPEAEWRNPSNAQHQNAFVSISNGREGLTIANKGLNEYEVLASQNTIAVTLLRGVRELGDWGVFATPEAQCLGQHILEMELISHDLDVIESDAYVQAYQFPVPWTVQQTGVHGGTLPATHEFLQWEGDHLAFSALKRGEANDDMLFRVFNVSSETTSLKVTPSFEAKEVYESTIVEDQGEAMKVADEGRYALNVGPAKIQTIGIQPTTRLI, from the coding sequence ATGACTACAAAAACCGCGCATATTGTCGCACATTCTCACTGGGACAGGGAGTGGTATCTATCCTTCGAGAAGCACCGAATGCTGCTCGTTCAGCTCATGGAGAATTTAATCGAGACGTTTGAAAATGACCCGGAATTTACGAATTTCCATCTGGATGGGCAGTTTATTGTACTTGAGGACTACCTGGAAATCATGCCGCATAGGTCGAATCAGGTCCGCAAGTTAATTGAAGAGGGCAAGCTGATCGTTGGTCCATGGTACATCCTTCAAGATGAATTCCTCGTCAGCAGTGAAGCCAATGCACGCAATCTGTTAATTGGGATTCAAGCCTCAGAACAAATGGGAGGATATGCAAAAATCGGATATTTCCCGGATTCCTTCGGCAATATGGGGCAGGCACCACAGCTCATTAGCCAGGCAGGCATTGAGGTAGCTGTATATGGACGTGGAGTGAGGCCTGTTGGGTTCAATAACGAAATTCAGTCAGGCAATGAACATACCTCCAAATACTCGGAGATGTATTGGGAATCACCCGATGGTACTCGTGTACTGGCGATCCTGTTCGCCAACTGGTACAACAACGGCATGGAAATTCCGGTGGAACCAGAGAAGGCGAAAGTTTACTGGGCCGAAAAGCTGGCTGCAGCAGAAGAGTTTGCTTCAAGCTCGGAACTCCTGTTCATGAACGGATGTGATCATCAGCCGCTTCAGAAGGATCTGACACAAGCGTTAAAGACGGCCACCGAGATTATGCCAGACGTGACGTTTCGTCATTCCAGCTTTCCTGAGTACATTCAGGCTTTGCAAAAAGTGAAACCACAATCATTGGACGTCATTCGCGGTGAACTTCGAAGCCAATGGACCGACGGCTGGATCACACTTGTAAATACTGCTTCAGCAAGGGTATATATCAAACAGCAAAATGTAAAAAGTCAGACGTTACTGGAGAAAGTGGCTGAGCCATTGGCAGTCATGGCCTCTCTGTCCACAGGCATTTATCCACGGCATGAGCTGTTATATGCCTGGAAGACATTGTTGAAGAATCATCCTCATGACAGCATCTGCGGGTGCAGTGTTGACGAGGTCCATAGGGAAATGATGACCCGATTTGCCAAATCGCAAGAAGTGGCGGAAGCCATATCGGTTCAGAGTGCTCGTACAATAGCCGAATCTGTGGATACATCTGGCTTTGACGCAGATTGTGCGTTGCCTTTTGTAGTGTTTAACACTTCGGGACATTGTCGATCCAATGTGATTGTAACTAGGATGGATGTTGAGCGACGGTACTTTGACCACCAGCCTCCGCATGAAAAGTATCAGGAGTTTAAGCGCGAATATGAAGCCTTTGACTCGAACGATTGGGTTGTATTGAACGCGGAAGGCAAGCAAGTGGAAGCCGTAATCACACCCGTTGGACCGACATTTGGATATGATTTGCCAGATGATCGATTCCGTCAACCTTACTGGGCATATCAAGTGGATGTAGAGCTTCATGTCCAGAACATCCCTGGTATTGGATATCATAGTTTTGCTCTTGTGCCTAAGCGTGTTTCTGGAGAGAATGCGCTTAGCGAACTGACTGCCACTGAACTTGTTACAGAAGAGCAAGTGATGGAGAACGATTATGTGCGGATCGAGATTGCGGGGGATGGATCGTTTAGCATGTTGGATAAAGTGAACGGTCGTAATTATACAGGGCTTGGCATTTATGAGGATACGGGGGATATCGGAAATGAGTATATGTACAGACAACCGGATCAGGAAGCTCCGTTGACTACGCAGGGACTGCCTGCCCAGATTAAGCTGGTACATCATACACCACTGAAAGCCGTTTATGAGATCGTGCATAACTGGAAGCTTCCGGTAGGCGCAGATGAACTGCTGGATGAAGAGATCCGCTCCATGGTTCCATTTCGTTACCGGAAATCCCTGCGGCTTGATGAAACTAGAGAGGTGAGCATTCGTACAGAGCTAAGCCTTGAAAAAACGGGACGTTCGGTTGGCATTAAAAGCTATATCGATAACACGGTTCAGGATCATCGAATTCGCATGTTGTTCCAAACGGGACTCGAAGCAAGTCATGTTACCGTTGACTCTATTTACGAACTGGCAAAGCGCCCGATACAGCCGGAAGCGGAATGGAGAAATCCCAGCAATGCGCAGCATCAAAATGCATTTGTCAGTATCAGCAATGGTCGTGAAGGGCTGACGATTGCGAATAAAGGTCTTAATGAGTACGAGGTATTAGCTAGTCAGAATACTATTGCTGTGACACTGCTGCGTGGGGTACGTGAGCTTGGGGATTGGGGAGTATTTGCAACGCCAGAGGCCCAATGTCTCGGACAGCACATTCTGGAAATGGAGCTCATCTCACATGATTTGGATGTTATTGAGTCCGATGCCTATGTGCAGGCGTACCAGTTCCCGGTTCCCTGGACTGTTCAACAGACAGGGGTACATGGTGGAACGTTACCCGCTACCCACGAGTTTTTGCAATGGGAGGGTGATCATCTCGCTTTTAGTGCGCTTAAAAGGGGCGAGGCAAATGATGACATGCTGTTCAGGGTGTTCAATGTATCATCGGAGACGACTTCACTAAAGGTAACGCCTTCGTTTGAGGCTAAGGAAGTGTACGAAAGTACAATTGTTGAAGATCAAGGTGAAGCCATGAAGGTAGCGGATGAGGGAAGGTATGCTTTGAATGTGGGACCGGCAAAAATTCAGACGATCGGTATTCAACCCACAACACGTTTAATATAA
- a CDS encoding carbohydrate ABC transporter permease, producing MIKSRNKWMPYLFLLPGVLLFLAIGVYSVGFSIMLSFYNWSGIDFSTARFEGLANFRQFLLGDDPIVTRNFYNAVLHNLIIAVSQVVVVVPIALVLAFVLQNTKAATWYRTIYFLPMIASGVAIFYVWKGLFEPSGAFNSLFLWMGLDFLAVPGGMLGSSSTSLLGIILTSIWGGLPGTLILYYAGLTSIDPTLYEAASVDGAKKTTMILKITWPLLKPITLIAVIQMVNGAFQAFENVFIMTGGGPAGSSEVIGTLVYRTAFLNNDYGLASAIGWVSFLITGAIAIFSIRSFKADI from the coding sequence ATGATAAAAAGTCGAAATAAGTGGATGCCGTATCTCTTTTTACTGCCTGGCGTGCTTTTGTTTCTTGCCATCGGCGTGTATTCGGTCGGATTCTCGATCATGCTCAGCTTTTATAACTGGTCGGGGATCGATTTTTCCACCGCAAGGTTTGAAGGTCTGGCGAATTTTCGTCAGTTCCTGCTCGGTGATGATCCGATTGTAACCCGGAATTTCTATAATGCCGTTCTGCACAATCTGATTATTGCCGTTTCACAGGTTGTGGTCGTCGTTCCAATCGCACTTGTGCTGGCATTTGTGCTGCAAAATACGAAGGCAGCAACGTGGTACCGGACAATTTATTTTCTGCCGATGATTGCATCTGGCGTAGCTATCTTTTATGTATGGAAAGGCTTGTTTGAACCTAGTGGAGCATTCAACTCACTCTTCTTATGGATGGGCTTGGATTTCCTTGCTGTACCTGGGGGAATGCTGGGGAGTTCGTCTACTTCTTTACTCGGTATTATTTTGACATCAATCTGGGGCGGTCTGCCTGGGACGCTGATTCTATACTACGCGGGTCTGACTTCCATTGATCCGACACTGTATGAAGCAGCAAGTGTGGATGGTGCCAAGAAAACAACCATGATATTGAAAATTACCTGGCCGTTACTGAAGCCCATCACGCTTATTGCCGTCATTCAGATGGTGAACGGAGCCTTTCAGGCCTTTGAGAATGTGTTCATCATGACGGGCGGCGGACCGGCTGGCAGTTCGGAGGTTATTGGTACACTCGTGTACCGTACAGCTTTTCTTAACAATGATTATGGTCTGGCCAGCGCAATCGGATGGGTATCCTTTCTGATTACAGGTGCCATTGCCATATTCAGTATTCGCTCATTCAAGGCAGACATCTAA